A single window of Agelaius phoeniceus isolate bAgePho1 chromosome 16, bAgePho1.hap1, whole genome shotgun sequence DNA harbors:
- the RHBDL1 gene encoding rhomboid-related protein 1, producing the protein MDRSSLLQLIQEQLDPENTGFIGVETFASLVHSHELPLDPAKLDMLVALAQGNDEGQVCYQELVDLISSKRSSSFKRAIANGQRALPRDVLLDETGLGIYKRFVRYVAYEILPCEMDRRWYFYQHRTCPPPVFMAAVTLTQIIVFLCYGARLNKWVLQTYHPEYMKSPLVYHPGHRARAWRFLTYMFMHVGLEQLGFNALLQLMIGVPLEMVHGILRISFLYLAGVLAGSLTVSITDMRAPLVGGSGGVYALCSAHLANVVMNWAGMRCPYKLLRMVLALVCMSSEVGRAVWLRFSPPLPASGPQPSFMAHLAGAIVGISMGLTILRSYEESLQDQCGWWVLLLSYGTFLLFAVFWNIFAYDLLGAQIPPPP; encoded by the exons ATGGACAGgagctccctgctgcagctcatccAGGAGCAG CTGGACCCAGAGAACACCGGCTTCATCGGCGTGGAGACCTTCGCCAGCCTGGTGCACAGCCATGAGCTGCCCCTGGACCCCGCCAAGCTCGACatgctggtggccctggcacagggcaacGACGAGGGCCAGGTCTGCTACCAGGAGCTGGTAGACCTG ATCAGCAGCAAGCGCTCCAGCAGCTTCAAGCGCGCCATCGCCAACGGGCAGCGAGCCCTGCCCCGCGATGTCCTGCTGGACGAGACCGGCCTCGGCATCTACAAACGCTTCGTCCGCTACGTGGCCTACGAGATCCTGCCCTGCGAGATGGACCGGCGCTGGTACTTCTACCAACACCGCACCTGCCCCCCGCCCGTGTTCATGGCCGCCGTCACCCTCACCCAG ATCATCGTGTTCCTGTGCTACGGGGCCCGGCTGAACAAGTGGGTGCTGCAGACCTACCACCCCGAGTACATGAAGAGCCCCCTGGTCTATCACCCCGGGCACCGGGCGCGCGCCTGGCGCTTCCTCACCTACATGTTCATGCACGTGGG gctggagcagctggggttCAACGCCCTCCTGCAGCTGATGATCGGGGTGCCCCTGGAGATGGTGCACGGCATCCTGCGCATCAGCTTCCTCTACCTGGCCGGGGTCCTGGCAG GCTCCCTCACCGTCTCCATCACGGACATGAGGGCCCCCCTGGtcgggggctcggggggggtCTAcgccctctgctctgctcacctCGCCAACGTCGTCATG AACTGGGCCGGGATGCGCTGTCCCTACAAGCTGCTGCGGATGGTGCTGGCGCTGGTGTGCA TGAGCTCCGAGGTCGGTCGCGCCGTCTGGCTCCGCTTCTCTCCGCCGCTGCCGGCCTcgggcccccagcccagcttcATGGCGCACCTGGCGGGGGCCATCGTGGGCATCAGCATGGGGCTGACCATCCTGCGCAGCTACGAGGAGAGCCTGCAGGACCAGTGCGGctggtgggtgctgctgctgtcctaCGGCACCTTCCTGCTCTTCGCCGTCTTCTGGAACATCTTCGCCTACGACCTGCTGGGGGCACAGATCCCCCCCCCGCCCTag